The following is a genomic window from Clostridium sp..
TTCTATAGTTGGTTTATATAAGTCCAGTACATAATCCACCAAGTTAGTCAGGCTTTCAACATAATTAGAATCCTTAAGGTTTTTAATGGAATCTTTAGCATTGGATGCAAATTTGAAAGCTTCCGTTATATCTATATTTTTTATGGCTACTGGATCTTTATCAATATAGTCATCCAATATTTGATATGTAACACCTAAATTATGACCATAATTTAACAGCATATTGAACTCTTTTTCATCTGCACCAGATAAAGCAGCCCCAAGGCCACAGCATACTCCCATAAAAAATGCTGTTTTTTCTTCAACTATTTTTAGATATGTTTCACGATTTATATTTGAAATGCTTGCATTTAGTATCTCAGATGCTGACATGACTTCTGTAACTATTCCCATGGTTTCGGAAAAACCTTTGGGAAGTTTGTCTGAAAATATAAGAAAAGCTCTGGAATATAATGCATCACCAGTCAATAAGGCTATTTTATCTCCATAAACTCTATTCAGTGTTTCATGATTACGTCTTGTTGAATCCCCATCGATTATATCGTCATGTATTAGGCTTGCACTGTGGATAAGTTCAATACCAACACACAGGTGTATTAATTTTTGTTCTACACTTTCCAGCACGTGGTTGTTTACAGCCCTTGATGACAGCAAGGTTAATATTGGGCGCAGGTATTTTCCCGTACTTGAGAAAAAATATTTAAAGATGTCTCTCGTTGAATTATCGCCTATATTATTAGTAATAGTTTTTAATTCGATTTTTACTTTGTCAAGTTCCTCGGCTATTGGCAAACAGATTTTACTAAATTCCATATTGTTTTACACCCCTTTTTATATAACTTGCCTAGCTATTATATAGAATGAATTAAGTATATAAACAGCATATGAAGATATGATGAAGACAAAAAGGACTAGATAAAATTAAAAGGCATTGAAATGTAGGAGAAAAATAGAAAATTATTATATAATAAGATATATAACCCATTAAATAGGTTAGGAGTGAAATTTTATGAATAGATTAAAACACAAAAAAATAATTATTGCAGTCACATTAATATTCGTTACTTTAATAGGAACATCTGTATTTGCATTTAATATTATAAGGAATTCAACTATCCCAAATAAAGCTATGTCATCAAAAAATTTTAACAGCCGAGTAACAGATTTTAAAACTAAAGATGAAGTTAATAAAAACATAAAGGTTAAATTTAAGGAGCCTAAATATAAACATGCAAATATGAAACAAATACATGTAGAGGGACAAAGACAAAGTAGTAGTTTAGGTTCATTTGATTTAACCGTAACGACATATAAAGGAGATGATAATAAATATATAAGAATACAAGAAGCCAAGGATACAGGAAAACCGGCGGAGTTATTGGCTAATTCTAAGAAAATATCTATCAATGATATCGACGCATGGATTTATGGTGATGAAAAAGGTGACAATTATAAGCAAATTATGTTTTGGAGAGATGGGATATATTATAATGTAGCATCAGATATAGATTTAAATGAATTAATAAAAGTGGCAGAATCAATAGAATAATTAAAAAATTTTAATTATTTTTGTGCATATTATCTTGTTGCTGGGATGTAATATCACTGGATTTATACTTATAATATGATGCCTTATATATATAAAATCCGCTAAAAATAGAAAGTAAAACTGATATAAAAATTCTTAACCAATATAGGGAATAATTATTATCAACAAATGTATTTTTTATGATTAAGCATAAGAATATTACGGGAATTAATAGTAAGTACATAAAAAGCCTGCTTATATTTCCGTAATACTTTTTTAAATCTTTTTCATCAGTATAAGCATTAATTGACAATTCATTATAAGAATCTTTTTCTTTTTGTAATATTAAAATTTCTTTATTTATATCATTTGAAGTTACTAAAGGTGATTTATTACCGTGGAATTTAATTCTTAACTTTAAACGTAATATTGAAAATTGTAGTAAGTTAAAATCTTTGATATAGGATTTAATACCAAACTCAGCCAGAGTATTTCTATAATTTTGTATATAGTTAATGTCTCTATTAGCAATAAATTCTACAGAATAAATATATTTGTTCTTTTCTGTTTTGCTAAAATAATAAGTAAAACCTGTTTGAGAAATCCTTTCAAGCTTCAATCCTTTTTTAGACATATTATTTAGCCACTTTTCATGACTTTCAAATGGATCTAAAAAAAACTTTAACTTTTTAATCATAATAGTATTATCCTCCTAATTTATATATTTTTTACCGAAATCATATAACATTTTTATACGGATAAATTCGCTTGTAAGAATATTTTTACCCTTCTCTGAAAGCACATAGCAATTCCTCTTCACATATCTAGTATCAGCAGTAGAAGTTATATACCCATTTTTATCTAGAGAATTTATAATTCCATATAAAGTTCCTGGCCCTAGGTTTATTTCACCGTGGGTTTTTTCCTCTAAAAATTTTTTTATGCCATAACCATGATTTTCATACAAAAATGCAATCATAACATAAAAAGTAGACTCAGTTAATGGTCTTGATTTTTTCCCCATGACAGTTACTTCTTTCTCAGTTAAAATATAGTACGCATTACGTAGTATAATAATTATAACACTATATCTGCTGGATATCAACTTCAAATAATTGTAAAACAAACTAGTTGATTTATACAATTAAATAGTCTAAAATTTCAATTAGGGGTTAATATATATAAATTTGGAGGTAAAAGTTATGGTGAAAAAGGGTATAACTTTGGATTTAAGCAAGGCAGAACCTTATTTGGGGAAAAGTGAAATCGAAAAATTAAGGCCTTTTGTTTCAGCGGCACATAAAATGCTGAAGGAAAAAAATGGTTCAGGAAGTGATTTCCTTGGATGGATTGATCTGCCCGTAAATTACGATAGAGAAGAATTTGACAGGATAAAGAAGGCGGCGGAAAAGATAAGATCTGATTCCGATGTACTTATAGTAATAGGGATTGGTGGATCATATCTTGGATCAAGGGCAGCTATAGAAATGCTGACCCATACATTCTACAACAGCATTTCAAAAGATATAAGAAAAAGTCCAGCTGTATTTTTTGCAGGAAACAATATAAGTTCTACATATATGTCCGATTTACTGGAGGCTGTAGAGGGAAAGGATGTATCCATAAATGTAATTTCAAAATCCGGAACTACTACAGAACCTGCTATTGCCTTCAGAATTTTCAAAGAGCTTCTTGAAAAGAAATACGGCAGGGAAGATGCCAAAAAGAGGATTTATGCAACTACCGACAAAAACAAAGGGGCATTGAAGTCATTGGCTGATGCAGAGGGCTATGAAACTTTTGTAATTCCGGATGATGTAGGGGGAAGGTATTCTGTTTTGACTCCTGTTGGACTTTTACCTATAGCTGCTGCAGGAATTGATATAGATGAAATGATAAGGGGAGCTGCTGACGCAAGAGAAAAATATGATATGGATGATCTGGACAAAAATGATGCATATAGATATGCAGCGGCTAGAAATGCACTCTTTAGGAAAGGGAAGACCATTGAAATGATGGTTAACTTTGAACCTTGTCTTCATTATTTTGGAGAATGGTGGAAGCAGCTGTATGGTGAAAGCGAAGGAAAGGATAATAAAGGATTGTTTCCAGCAGCAGGTGATTTTTCTACAGATCTTCATTCCATGGGACAATATATTCAGCAGGGATTGAGAATTTTGTTTGAAACTTTTATAAATGTGGAGAGCCCACGAAAGGATGTATTTATAAAGAAAGACAGTGAAAATCTTGACGGACTTAACTTCCTTGCAGAAAAATCAATGGATTTTGTGAATAATCAGGCACTCAGAGGTACGGTACTTGCGCATAATGATGGAAATGTTCCTGCTGTAGTTTTGAACGTACCCGAGCTGACAGCATATTATTTTGGATATCTGGTTTATTTCTTTGAAAAATCCTGTGCAATAAGTGGATATTTGACTGGTATCAATCCATTTGATCAGCCTGGAGTCGAAGCCTACAAAAAGAATATGTTTGCTCTTCTTGGTAAACCGGGATATGAGGATAGAAAGGCAGAGCTGGAGGAAAGACTTAAATAGATATTTAGTTGCCCACTTCATCGTATATTTTGTAATGAAGTGGGATTATTCAATTTGAGAAAGGTGAATCTTATGAAAAGAACATTTATTAAACTTTTGATAATATATTCTATCTTGTTTTTCATTATAAATTACTTTAACACTTCGGATGTCAATACTTTGGGGATAATTAAAATAATTGTTATAGCAGTTCTGTGCGGTGCAGCACTTTCAGGTATTACCGTACTGCTTAAAATCAATTTTGTGAAACACAATAAAGAGAGGTTGAAAAACCACAATAAAAAATTTTAGTGTCTGGATGTGATACAAATTATGAAAATACTGGTGGATGCAGATGCATGTCCGGCAAAGCATATAATAGAAGAGGTGGCATCTGATAATGGTATAGCTGTCACGATGTACTGCGATATGAATCATGTTCTGGGCAGTAATTACAGTACAATAAAATATGTAGACAGCGGGTTTCAAAGTGTTGATATGGTACTTATCGGTGAAGTTGGTGCTCATGATATAGTAGTAAGCCAGGATTATGGAGTTGCGGCCATGGCATTAGGGAAGAAGGCCTATGCTGTAAGTCCCAGGGGATATATATATGATGATAAAAATATAGATAAACTATTATTTGAAAGGCATATATCTTCAAAAGTAAGGCGTAGAGGTGGAAAAACTCCCAATCCCAAAAAAAGAACGTTGGAAGATGATAAAAGGTTGGAAAAATCGCTTGAAAGGCTCATAAGTATGAAAAAAAACCTATGACATAATATGGAATTATAGTATAATTTAAAGTACGGCATATTTGTAGATTTATTTGGGGGTGATATATGTGAATGAATTGGCGATAAGTTGTGATGTTGAGAGTCCCGAAGTGGAAAGATCTCCGGTTATTATAAATATAGAAAATCAGTTTGATGATAAATTATTATACAAGTAT
Proteins encoded in this region:
- a CDS encoding polyprenyl synthetase family protein; the protein is MEFSKICLPIAEELDKVKIELKTITNNIGDNSTRDIFKYFFSSTGKYLRPILTLLSSRAVNNHVLESVEQKLIHLCVGIELIHSASLIHDDIIDGDSTRRNHETLNRVYGDKIALLTGDALYSRAFLIFSDKLPKGFSETMGIVTEVMSASEILNASISNINRETYLKIVEEKTAFFMGVCCGLGAALSGADEKEFNMLLNYGHNLGVTYQILDDYIDKDPVAIKNIDITEAFKFASNAKDSIKNLKDSNYVESLTNLVDYVLDLYKPTIEIKNKLEIRVG
- a CDS encoding DUF4367 domain-containing protein; its protein translation is MNRLKHKKIIIAVTLIFVTLIGTSVFAFNIIRNSTIPNKAMSSKNFNSRVTDFKTKDEVNKNIKVKFKEPKYKHANMKQIHVEGQRQSSSLGSFDLTVTTYKGDDNKYIRIQEAKDTGKPAELLANSKKISINDIDAWIYGDEKGDNYKQIMFWRDGIYYNVASDIDLNELIKVAESIE
- a CDS encoding DUF2812 domain-containing protein; translation: MIKKLKFFLDPFESHEKWLNNMSKKGLKLERISQTGFTYYFSKTEKNKYIYSVEFIANRDINYIQNYRNTLAEFGIKSYIKDFNLLQFSILRLKLRIKFHGNKSPLVTSNDINKEILILQKEKDSYNELSINAYTDEKDLKKYYGNISRLFMYLLLIPVIFLCLIIKNTFVDNNYSLYWLRIFISVLLSIFSGFYIYKASYYKYKSSDITSQQQDNMHKNN
- a CDS encoding PadR family transcriptional regulator, with the protein product MGKKSRPLTESTFYVMIAFLYENHGYGIKKFLEEKTHGEINLGPGTLYGIINSLDKNGYITSTADTRYVKRNCYVLSEKGKNILTSEFIRIKMLYDFGKKYIN
- a CDS encoding glucose-6-phosphate isomerase, whose protein sequence is MVKKGITLDLSKAEPYLGKSEIEKLRPFVSAAHKMLKEKNGSGSDFLGWIDLPVNYDREEFDRIKKAAEKIRSDSDVLIVIGIGGSYLGSRAAIEMLTHTFYNSISKDIRKSPAVFFAGNNISSTYMSDLLEAVEGKDVSINVISKSGTTTEPAIAFRIFKELLEKKYGREDAKKRIYATTDKNKGALKSLADAEGYETFVIPDDVGGRYSVLTPVGLLPIAAAGIDIDEMIRGAADAREKYDMDDLDKNDAYRYAAARNALFRKGKTIEMMVNFEPCLHYFGEWWKQLYGESEGKDNKGLFPAAGDFSTDLHSMGQYIQQGLRILFETFINVESPRKDVFIKKDSENLDGLNFLAEKSMDFVNNQALRGTVLAHNDGNVPAVVLNVPELTAYYFGYLVYFFEKSCAISGYLTGINPFDQPGVEAYKKNMFALLGKPGYEDRKAELEERLK
- a CDS encoding YaiI/YqxD family protein codes for the protein MKILVDADACPAKHIIEEVASDNGIAVTMYCDMNHVLGSNYSTIKYVDSGFQSVDMVLIGEVGAHDIVVSQDYGVAAMALGKKAYAVSPRGYIYDDKNIDKLLFERHISSKVRRRGGKTPNPKKRTLEDDKRLEKSLERLISMKKNL